The following are from one region of the Natronosporangium hydrolyticum genome:
- a CDS encoding DUF501 domain-containing protein — translation MNESVDPADLAAVEAQLGRPPRGTRAVAHRCPCGLPDVVETTPRLADGTPFPTLYYLTCPRASAACGRLEASGVMKEMTARLAEDPGLAAAYQAAHRSYLVAREAIEPVPELTGVSAGGMPGRVKCLHALLGHALAAGPGVNPIGDEVRAAVEPWWTGGPCVPREDRE, via the coding sequence GTGAACGAGTCGGTCGACCCGGCCGACCTGGCCGCGGTCGAGGCGCAGCTGGGTCGGCCACCGCGGGGCACCCGGGCGGTGGCGCACCGGTGTCCCTGCGGGCTGCCGGACGTGGTCGAGACCACGCCTCGGCTGGCCGACGGCACCCCGTTCCCGACCCTCTACTACCTCACCTGCCCCCGGGCCTCGGCGGCCTGTGGCCGGTTGGAGGCGAGCGGGGTGATGAAAGAGATGACCGCCCGGCTGGCCGAGGATCCTGGCCTGGCGGCGGCCTACCAGGCCGCGCACCGCAGCTACCTCGTCGCCCGGGAGGCGATCGAGCCGGTGCCGGAGCTCACCGGGGTCTCCGCCGGCGGGATGCCGGGCCGGGTGAAGTGCCTACACGCGCTGCTGGGTCACGCACTTGCCGCCGGCCCTGGCGTCAATCCGATCGGCGATGAGGTGCGGGCCGCGGTGGAGCCCTGGTGGACCGGCGGTCCGTGCGTCCCCCGGGAGGATCGGGAGTGA
- a CDS encoding FtsB family cell division protein has product MRDRSTRPGNARRRPGAAAPTPAAGRPGARPTSSRRPNARGPGGTTRTSAPRPRGRFTARAVVLGFVLAALGLSYVFPLRVYLAQQAEIAELRAAQEQQRSHVADLEAEAALWSDDDYIRIQARRRLYFGEPGEQLLIVPEEDQPPPETGFDPDDVPAPPEIWWDTLWLSIQSASEGPAEPEPPAPGDDADPADPSLPEPEESP; this is encoded by the coding sequence ATGCGGGATCGGTCGACCCGACCGGGTAACGCCCGGCGTCGGCCAGGCGCCGCTGCGCCGACCCCCGCCGCCGGTCGGCCGGGCGCCCGGCCGACCTCGTCCCGGCGCCCCAACGCCCGCGGGCCGGGCGGCACCACCCGCACCTCCGCCCCGCGGCCCCGGGGCCGGTTCACCGCCCGGGCGGTCGTGCTCGGTTTCGTGTTGGCGGCGCTGGGTCTGAGCTATGTCTTCCCGCTGCGCGTCTACCTCGCCCAGCAGGCAGAGATCGCCGAGCTGCGGGCGGCGCAGGAGCAGCAGCGCAGCCACGTCGCCGACCTTGAGGCGGAGGCGGCCCTGTGGTCCGACGACGACTACATCCGGATCCAGGCCCGGCGCCGGCTCTACTTCGGCGAACCGGGAGAACAGCTGCTGATCGTGCCCGAAGAGGATCAGCCGCCGCCGGAGACCGGGTTCGACCCGGACGATGTGCCGGCGCCACCCGAGATCTGGTGGGACACGCTGTGGCTGAGCATCCAGAGCGCCAGTGAGGGCCCTGCCGAGCCAGAGCCACCCGCCCCCGGCGATGATGCCGATCCGGCCGACCCGTCGTTGCCGGAGCCGGAGGAGAGCCCGTGA